The following coding sequences lie in one Arabidopsis thaliana chromosome 3, partial sequence genomic window:
- the UMAMIT6 gene encoding nodulin MtN21 /EamA-like transporter family protein (nodulin MtN21 /EamA-like transporter family protein; LOCATED IN: membrane; EXPRESSED IN: 22 plant structures; EXPRESSED DURING: 13 growth stages; CONTAINS InterPro DOMAIN/s: Protein of unknown function DUF6, transmembrane (InterPro:IPR000620); BEST Arabidopsis thaliana protein match is: Walls Are Thin 1 (TAIR:AT1G75500.2); Has 4095 Blast hits to 4086 proteins in 629 species: Archae - 14; Bacteria - 1866; Metazoa - 4; Fungi - 0; Plants - 1246; Viruses - 0; Other Eukaryotes - 965 (source: NCBI BLink).) — MSPIPERAKLHIAMVVFQTGYAGNHVIMRYALNLGVSKLVFPLYRTIVAFSVLAPSAYFLEKKERPAMKISFLIQFFLLGLVGITLNQGFYIFGLDNTSPTFASATENVVPAVSFLMAALLGIEKVEWKRKDGIAKVVGTIVSVAGSLVITLYKGPTIYQPSLNIVNQTIKPEEAEEENKNWTLGCLCLMGHCLCWSSWIVLQSPLLKKYPARFSFVSYSCFFAVIQFFGISAYFERDLERWKIISGGELYALLYTGLVGSAMVFAIQIYVVERGGPLFVSAYLPLQTLIAAVLATLALGEHFYLGGLIGAILIMSGLYLVVMGKSWENQALCQQQQHMISSAASDFGDEEDYHNNKPRSPISQPLISS; from the exons ATGTCTCCGATACCGGAAAGGGCAAAGCTTCACATAGCTATGGTGGTGTTTCAGACAGGCTACGCTGGTAATCACGTGATCATGAGATATGCTCTAAACTTAGGAGTAAGCAAGCTCGTCTTCCCACTTTACCGCACCATCGTCGCTTTCTCTGTTCTTGCTCCCTCTGCTTACTTCCTTGAAAA AAAAGAAAGACCGGCGATGAAAATCAGTTTTCTGATTCAATTCTTCCTTCTTGGACTCGTTGG AATAACGTTAAACCAAGGATTTTACATCTTTGGATTGGACAATACCTCACCAACATTCGCATCAGCAACTGAAAATGTTGTTCCTGCTGTTTCATTCCTCATGGCAGCGTTGCTCGG AATAGAGAAGGTGGAATGGAAGAGGAAAGATGGTATAGCCAAAGTGGTGGGGACAATTGTATCTGTCGCAGGCTCTTTGGTTATAACACTCTATAAAGGACCAACCATTTACCAACCGAGTCTGAATATAGTGAACCAAACTATTAAAcctgaagaagcagaggaagaaaacaagaactgGACGTTGGGATGTCTCTGTTTGATGGGTCACTGTTTATGTTGGTCAAGTTGGATTGTGTTACAATCACCATTGCTTAAAAAGTACCCAGCTCGCTTCTCCTTCGTCTCCTATTCTTGCTTTTTCGCAGTGATACAGTTCTTTGGAATTTCGGCTTATTTCGAGAGAGATCTAGAGAGGTGGAAGATAATATCAGGAGGCGAATTATACGCGTTACTCTACACT GGTTTAGTTGGTTCAGCAATGGTGTTTGCAATACAAATATATGTAGTGGAAAGAGGAGGACCTCTGTTTGTATCAGCGTATTTGCCTCTTCAAACTTTGATTGCTGCTGTTTTAGCTACTTTAGCTCTTGGTGAACACTTTTACCTTGGAGG ATTGATAGGTGCAATACTAATCATGAGTGGACTATACTTAGTTGTGATGGGAAAGAGTTGGGAGAATCAAGCTCTttgccaacaacaacaacacatgaTTTCTTCAGCAGCATCAGATtttggtgatgaagaagactacCATAATAATAAACCAAGATCTCCTATTAGTCAACCATTAATTTCTTCCTAA
- the AtCDC48B gene encoding ATPase, AAA-type, CDC48 protein (ATPase, AAA-type, CDC48 protein; FUNCTIONS IN: hydrolase activity, nucleoside-triphosphatase activity, binding, nucleotide binding, ATP binding; INVOLVED IN: response to cadmium ion; LOCATED IN: cytosol, nucleolus, plasma membrane; EXPRESSED IN: 24 plant structures; EXPRESSED DURING: 13 growth stages; CONTAINS InterPro DOMAIN/s: ATPase, AAA+ type, core (InterPro:IPR003593), ATPase, AAA-type, core (InterPro:IPR003959), ATPase, AAA-type, conserved site (InterPro:IPR003960), Aspartate decarboxylase-like fold (InterPro:IPR009010), Cell division protein 48, CDC48, domain 2 (InterPro:IPR004201), ATPase, AAA-type, VAT, N-terminal (InterPro:IPR003338), ATPase, AAA-type, CDC48 (InterPro:IPR005938); BEST Arabidopsis thaliana protein match is: ATPase, AAA-type, CDC48 protein (TAIR:AT5G03340.1); Has 66274 Blast hits to 38860 proteins in 3301 species: Archae - 1748; Bacteria - 29009; Metazoa - 8678; Fungi - 6310; Plants - 5885; Viruses - 85; Other Eukaryotes - 14559 (source: NCBI BLink).) has protein sequence MANQAESSDSKGTKKDFSTAILEKKKAANRLVVDEAINDDNSVVSLHPDTMEKLQLFRGDTILIKGKKRKDTVCIALADETCDEPKIRMNKVVRSNLRVRLGDVISVHQCPDVKYGNRVHILPLDDTIEGVSGNIFDAYLKPYFLEAYRPVRKGDLFLVRGGMRSIEFKVIETDPAEYCVVAPDTEIFCEGEPIKREDEERLDEVGYDDVGGVRKQMAQIRELVELPLRHPQLFKSIGVKPPKGILLYGPPGSGKTLIARAVANETGAFFFCINGPEIMSKLAGESESNLRKAFEEAEKNAPSIIFIDEIDSIAPKREKTHGEVERRIVSQLLTLMDGLKSRAHVIVMGATNRPNSIDPALRRFGRFDREIDIGVPDEIGRLEVLRIHTKNMKLAEDVDLERVSKDTHGYVGADLAALCTEAALQCIREKMDVIDLDDEEIDAEILNSMAVSNDHFQTALGNSNPSALRETVVEVPNVSWEDIGGLENVKRELQETVQYPVEHPEKFEKFGMSPSKGVLFYGPPGCGKTLLAKAIANECQANFISIKGPELLTMWFGESEANVREIFDKARQSAPCVLFFDELDSIATQRGNSVGDAGGAADRVLNQLLTEMDGMNAKKTVFIIGATNRPDIIDPALLRPGRLDQLIYIPLPDEESRYQIFKSCLRKSPVAKDVDLRALAKYTQGFSGADITEICQRSCKYAIRENIEKDIEKERKRAESPEAMEEDEEEIAEIKAGHFEESMKYARRSVSDADIRKYQAFAQTLQQSRGFGSEFRFPDAPTGTTGAFPGAAATVGGVDPFATSGGAADDDDLYS, from the exons ATGGCGAATCAAGCTGAATCATCTGATTC GAAGGGGACGAAGAAGGATTTTAGCACCGCGATTCTGGAGAAAAAGAAGGCAGCGAATCGTTTGGTTGTGGATGAAGCCATTAACGATGATAACTCCGTCGTTTCTCTTCACCCTGATACCATGGAGAAGCTACAGCTTTTTCGTGGTGATACTATCTTAATcaag ggaaagaagaggaaggatACTGTGTGTATTGCTTTAGCTGATGAGACATGTGATGAACCAAAAATTAGAATGAACAAGGTTGTTAGGTCTAATCTCAGAGTTAGGCTTGGGGATGTTATTTCTGTTCATCAATGTCCTGATGTCAAGTATGGGAACCGTGTTCACATCTTACCTTTAGATGATACCATTGAAGGAGTAAGTGGCAATATATTTGATGCATACCTTAAAC CTTATTTCTTAGAGGCATATCGTCCGGTGAGGAAGGGCGATCTTTTCCTAGTTAGAGGAGGGATGAGAAGTATTGAGTTTAAGGTTATTGAAACTGATCCTGCTGAGTACTGTGTGGTTGCTCCAGATACAGAAATTTTCTGTGAAGGTGAACCGATAAAGAGAGAGGATGAGGAGAGGTTGGATGAAGTTGGGTATGATGATGTTGGTGGTGTCAGGAAACAAATGGCTCAGATTCGTGAACTTGTTGAGCTCCCATTGAGGCATCCACAGCTCTTCAAGTCTATTGGTGTGAAACCTCCCAAAGGAATCTTGCTCTATGGCCCTCCTGGTTCTGGGAAGACACTTATTGCCCGTGCTGTTGCTAATGAGACTGGTGCATTTTTCTTCTGTATCAATGGTCCCGAGATCATGTCGAAGCTAGCTGGTGAGAGTGAAAGTAACCTCAGGAAAGCGTTTGAGGAAGCTGAGAAGAATGCCCCTTCGATCATATTCATTGATGAGATCGATTCGATTGCtccaaaaagagagaagactcACGGAGAAGTTGAAAGACGGATTGTATCCCAGCTCTTGACACTTATGGATGGTCTTAAATCCAGAGCCCATGTGATTGTTATGGGAGCTACCAACCGTCCCAACAGCATTGACCCTGCTTTGAGAAGATTTGGACGTTTTGATAGAGAAATTGATATTGGTGTTCCTGATGAGATTGGTCGTCTTGAAGTTCTCAGGATTCACACCAAGAACATGAAGCTTGCGGAAGAT GTTGATTTGGAAAGAGTATCTAAAGACACCCATGGGTATGTTGGTGCTGATCTTGCAGCATTATGCACTGAAGCTGCTCTCCAATGCATTAGGGAGAAGATGGATGTAATTGACCTAGATGACGAGGAGATAGATGCTGAAATTCTCAATTCTATGGCTGTCAGTAATGATCATTTCCAGACTGCCCTTGGTAACAGCAATCCTTCAGCTCTACGTGAGACTGTCGTTGAGGTGCCTAATGTGTCTTGGGAGGACATTGGTGGTCTTGAGAATGTCAAGAGGGAGCTCCAAGAGACTGTTCAATATCCAGTGGAGCATCCTGAGAAATTCGAGAAGTTTGGGATGTCACCGTCTAAAGGAGTCCTATTCTATGGCCCCCCTGGTTGTGGAAAGACCCTCTTGGCTAAGGCTATTGCGAACGAGTGTCAAGCCAACTTCATTAGTATCAAGGGTCCTGAGCTCCTCACAATGTGGTTTGGAGAGAGTGAAGCCAATGTGAGAGAGATATTCGACAAGGCACGACAGTCTGCCCCTTgtgttcttttctttgatgagCTGGACTCCATCGCCACTCAG AGAGGGAACAGTGTTGGAGATGCTGGTGGTGCAGCAGATAGAGTATTGAACCAGCTTCTTACGGAGATGGATGGAATGAATGCTAAGAAGACGGTCTTCATCATCGGAGCTACAAACAGACCAGACATTATTGATCCTGCACTTCTGCGTCCTGGTCGTCTCGATCAGCTCATCTACATTCCTCTTCCTGATGAGGAGTCTCGTTACCAGATCTTTAAGTCTTGCTTGAGGAAATCACCTGTGGCGAAAGATGTTGACCTGAGGGCTCTTGCTAAGTACACCCAAGGCTTCAGTGGTGCGGACATCACAGAGATTTGCCAGCGTTCTTGCAAGTATGCGATCAGAGAAAACATCGAGAAGGATATTgagaaggagaggaagagagcAGAGTCGCCAGAAGCAATGGAAGAGGATGAGGAGGAGATTGCAGAGATTAAAGCTGGTCACTTTGAGGAATCCATGAAATACGCTAGGAGATCAGTGAGTGATGCAGACATTCGCAAGTATCAGGCTTTTGCTCAGACTCTCCAGCAATCACGTGGGTTTGGAAGCGAGTTCAGGTTTCCAGATGCGCCGACAGGGACTACTGGAGCTTTCCCTGGAGCTGCTGCCACAGTTGGGGGAGTCGACCCGTTTGCCACATCCGGAGGAGCAgcggatgatgatgatctctACAGTTGA
- the MYB27 gene encoding myb domain protein 27 (myb domain protein 27 (MYB27); CONTAINS InterPro DOMAIN/s: SANT, DNA-binding (InterPro:IPR001005), Homeodomain-like (InterPro:IPR009057), Myb, DNA-binding (InterPro:IPR014778), HTH transcriptional regulator, Myb-type, DNA-binding (InterPro:IPR017930), Homeodomain-related (InterPro:IPR012287), Myb transcription factor (InterPro:IPR015495); BEST Arabidopsis thaliana protein match is: myb domain protein 48 (TAIR:AT3G46130.1); Has 8985 Blast hits to 8213 proteins in 491 species: Archae - 0; Bacteria - 0; Metazoa - 826; Fungi - 465; Plants - 5890; Viruses - 5; Other Eukaryotes - 1799 (source: NCBI BLink).) has product MDFKKEETLRRGPWLEEEDERLVKVISLLGERRWDSLAIVSGLKRSGKSCRLRWMNYLNPTLKRGPMSQEEERIIFQLHALWGNKWSKIARRLPGRTDNEIKNYWRTHYRKKQEAQNYGKLFEWRGNTGEELLHKYKETEITRTKTTSQEHGFVEVVSMESGKEANGGVGGRESFGVMKSPYENRISDWISEISTDQSEANLSEDHSSNSCSENNINIGTWWFQETRDFEEFSCSLWS; this is encoded by the exons atggattttAAGAAGGAAGAAACACTTCGTAGAGGGCCATGgctcgaagaagaagacgaacgGCTAGTGAAGGTCATTAGTCTTTTGGGAGAACGTCGTTGGGATTCTTTAGCAATAGTTTCCG GTTTGAAGAGGAGTGGTAAGAGTTGCAGGCTAAGGTGGATGAACTATCTGAATCCGACTCTGAAGCGTGGACCGATgagtcaagaagaagagagaatcatCTTTCAGCTCCATGCTCTATGGGGTAACAA GTGGTCGAAGATTGCGAGAAGATTACCCGGTAGGACTGATAACGAGATAAAGAACTATTGGAGAACTCATTATAGAAAGAAACAGGAAGCTCAAAACTATG GAAAGCTCTTTGAGTGGAGAGGAAATACAGGAGAAGAATTGTTGCACAAGTATAAGGAAACAGAGATCACTAGGACAAAGACGACGTCTCAAGAACATGGTTTTGTTGAAGTTGTGAGCATGGAAAGTGGTAAAGAAGCCAACGGTGGTGTTGGTGGAAGAGAAAGCTTCGGTGTTATGAAATCACCGTATGAAAATCGGATTTCGGATTGGATATCAGAGATTTCTACTGACCAGAGTGAAGCAAATCTTTCAGAAGATCACAGCAGCAATAGCTGCAGTGAGAACAATATTAACATTGGTACTTGGTGGTTTCAAGAGACTAGGGACTTTGAGGAGTTTTCATGTTCTCTATGGTCATAA
- the UMAMIT6 gene encoding nodulin MtN21 /EamA-like transporter family protein, which translates to MILSLYLGVKINDKKLLITILIFGYRITLNQGFYIFGLDNTSPTFASATENVVPAVSFLMAALLGIEKVEWKRKDGIAKVVGTIVSVAGSLVITLYKGPTIYQPSLNIVNQTIKPEEAEEENKNWTLGCLCLMGHCLCWSSWIVLQSPLLKKYPARFSFVSYSCFFAVIQFFGISAYFERDLERWKIISGGELYALLYTGLVGSAMVFAIQIYVVERGGPLFVSAYLPLQTLIAAVLATLALGEHFYLGGLIGAILIMSGLYLVVMGKSWENQALCQQQQHMISSAASDFGDEEDYHNNKPRSPISQPLISS; encoded by the exons ATGATCTTGTCTTTATATCTTGGAGTCAAGATCAATGacaaaaaacttttgattacAATACTCATTTTTGGTTATAGAATAACGTTAAACCAAGGATTTTACATCTTTGGATTGGACAATACCTCACCAACATTCGCATCAGCAACTGAAAATGTTGTTCCTGCTGTTTCATTCCTCATGGCAGCGTTGCTCGG AATAGAGAAGGTGGAATGGAAGAGGAAAGATGGTATAGCCAAAGTGGTGGGGACAATTGTATCTGTCGCAGGCTCTTTGGTTATAACACTCTATAAAGGACCAACCATTTACCAACCGAGTCTGAATATAGTGAACCAAACTATTAAAcctgaagaagcagaggaagaaaacaagaactgGACGTTGGGATGTCTCTGTTTGATGGGTCACTGTTTATGTTGGTCAAGTTGGATTGTGTTACAATCACCATTGCTTAAAAAGTACCCAGCTCGCTTCTCCTTCGTCTCCTATTCTTGCTTTTTCGCAGTGATACAGTTCTTTGGAATTTCGGCTTATTTCGAGAGAGATCTAGAGAGGTGGAAGATAATATCAGGAGGCGAATTATACGCGTTACTCTACACT GGTTTAGTTGGTTCAGCAATGGTGTTTGCAATACAAATATATGTAGTGGAAAGAGGAGGACCTCTGTTTGTATCAGCGTATTTGCCTCTTCAAACTTTGATTGCTGCTGTTTTAGCTACTTTAGCTCTTGGTGAACACTTTTACCTTGGAGG ATTGATAGGTGCAATACTAATCATGAGTGGACTATACTTAGTTGTGATGGGAAAGAGTTGGGAGAATCAAGCTCTttgccaacaacaacaacacatgaTTTCTTCAGCAGCATCAGATtttggtgatgaagaagactacCATAATAATAAACCAAGATCTCCTATTAGTCAACCATTAATTTCTTCCTAA
- a CDS encoding Thioredoxin superfamily protein (Thioredoxin superfamily protein; INVOLVED IN: cell redox homeostasis; LOCATED IN: cellular_component unknown; EXPRESSED IN: 17 plant structures; EXPRESSED DURING: 11 growth stages; CONTAINS InterPro DOMAIN/s: Thioredoxin fold (InterPro:IPR012335), Thioredoxin, core (InterPro:IPR015467), Thioredoxin-like (InterPro:IPR017936), Thioredoxin domain (InterPro:IPR013766), Thioredoxin-like fold (InterPro:IPR012336); BEST Arabidopsis thaliana protein match is: thioredoxin 2 (TAIR:AT5G39950.1); Has 8343 Blast hits to 8341 proteins in 2235 species: Archae - 86; Bacteria - 4305; Metazoa - 749; Fungi - 428; Plants - 986; Viruses - 2; Other Eukaryotes - 1787 (source: NCBI BLink).): MRKQESEGANLEFESKSNDNGNVKIAPNDQSFLTILDDIKSSKSPAVINYGASWCGVCSQILPAFRKLSNSFSKLKFVYADIDECPETTRHIRYTPTFQFYRDGEKVDEMFGAGEQRLHDRLWLHS; the protein is encoded by the exons atgagaaagcaAGAATCAGAGGGAGCGAATCTTGAATTCGAATCCAAATCAAATGACAATGGAAATGTGAAAATCGCACCAAACGACCAAAGTTTCCTCACAATTCTTGACGACATAAAGTCTTCCAAATCTCCG GCTGTTATTAACTATGGAGCTTCTTG GTGTGGAGTTTGTAGCCAGATTCTTCCTGCATTCCGAAAGCTCAGCAACAGTTTCTCGAAGCTCAAGTTTGTTTATGCAGATATCGACGAGTGCCCTGAAACCACTCGTCACATCCGTTACACACCCACGTTTCAGTTTTACAGAGACGGCGAGAAAGTCGATGAGATGTTTGGAGCTGGTGAACAGAGGCTCCATGATCGTCTTTGGCTTCACTCTTGA
- the UMAMIT6 gene encoding nodulin MtN21 /EamA-like transporter family protein, translating into MSPIPERAKLHIAMVVFQTGYAGNHVIMRYALNLGVSKLVFPLYRTIVAFSVLAPSAYFLEKKERPAMKISFLIQFFLLGLVGITLNQGFYIFGLDNTSPTFASATENVVPAVSFLMAALLGIEKVEWKRKDGIAKVVGTIVSVAGSLVITLYKGPTIYQPSLNIVNQTIKPEEAEEENKNWTLGCLCLMGHCLCWSSWIVLQSPLLKKYPARFSFVSYSCFFAVIQFFGISAYFERDLERWKIISGGELYALLYTVSVCLFS; encoded by the exons ATGTCTCCGATACCGGAAAGGGCAAAGCTTCACATAGCTATGGTGGTGTTTCAGACAGGCTACGCTGGTAATCACGTGATCATGAGATATGCTCTAAACTTAGGAGTAAGCAAGCTCGTCTTCCCACTTTACCGCACCATCGTCGCTTTCTCTGTTCTTGCTCCCTCTGCTTACTTCCTTGAAAA AAAAGAAAGACCGGCGATGAAAATCAGTTTTCTGATTCAATTCTTCCTTCTTGGACTCGTTGG AATAACGTTAAACCAAGGATTTTACATCTTTGGATTGGACAATACCTCACCAACATTCGCATCAGCAACTGAAAATGTTGTTCCTGCTGTTTCATTCCTCATGGCAGCGTTGCTCGG AATAGAGAAGGTGGAATGGAAGAGGAAAGATGGTATAGCCAAAGTGGTGGGGACAATTGTATCTGTCGCAGGCTCTTTGGTTATAACACTCTATAAAGGACCAACCATTTACCAACCGAGTCTGAATATAGTGAACCAAACTATTAAAcctgaagaagcagaggaagaaaacaagaactgGACGTTGGGATGTCTCTGTTTGATGGGTCACTGTTTATGTTGGTCAAGTTGGATTGTGTTACAATCACCATTGCTTAAAAAGTACCCAGCTCGCTTCTCCTTCGTCTCCTATTCTTGCTTTTTCGCAGTGATACAGTTCTTTGGAATTTCGGCTTATTTCGAGAGAGATCTAGAGAGGTGGAAGATAATATCAGGAGGCGAATTATACGCGTTACTCTACACTGTaagtgtttgtttattttcttag
- the RTFL1 gene encoding ROTUNDIFOLIA like 1 (ROTUNDIFOLIA like 1 (RTFL1); CONTAINS InterPro DOMAIN/s: DVL (InterPro:IPR012552); BEST Arabidopsis thaliana protein match is: DVL family protein (TAIR:AT2G36985.1); Has 35333 Blast hits to 34131 proteins in 2444 species: Archae - 798; Bacteria - 22429; Metazoa - 974; Fungi - 991; Plants - 531; Viruses - 0; Other Eukaryotes - 9610 (source: NCBI BLink).) gives MGEENSTSGTCKPSKTFKAKCSHMVRKQRAKFYILGRCLAMLVCGRGRDRERDRILI, from the coding sequence ATGGGAGAAGAGAACAGCACGAGCGGGACATGCAAGCCGTCCAAGACATTCAAGGCGAAGTGTAGCCACATGGTGAGGAAACAGCGAGCCAAGTTTTACATCCTTGGCCGTTGTCTTGCCATGTTAGTCTGCGGGCGTGGCCGTGACCGCGAGCGTGACCGTATATTGATTTAG
- the MYB27 gene encoding myb domain protein 27 gives MFVVFIRIGLKRSGKSCRLRWMNYLNPTLKRGPMSQEEERIIFQLHALWGNKWSKIARRLPGRTDNEIKNYWRTHYRKKQEAQNYGKLFEWRGNTGEELLHKYKETEITRTKTTSQEHGFVEVVSMESGKEANGGVGGRESFGVMKSPYENRISDWISEISTDQSEANLSEDHSSNSCSENNINIGTWWFQETRDFEEFSCSLWS, from the exons atgtttgttgtgTTCATACGTATAGGTTTGAAGAGGAGTGGTAAGAGTTGCAGGCTAAGGTGGATGAACTATCTGAATCCGACTCTGAAGCGTGGACCGATgagtcaagaagaagagagaatcatCTTTCAGCTCCATGCTCTATGGGGTAACAA GTGGTCGAAGATTGCGAGAAGATTACCCGGTAGGACTGATAACGAGATAAAGAACTATTGGAGAACTCATTATAGAAAGAAACAGGAAGCTCAAAACTATG GAAAGCTCTTTGAGTGGAGAGGAAATACAGGAGAAGAATTGTTGCACAAGTATAAGGAAACAGAGATCACTAGGACAAAGACGACGTCTCAAGAACATGGTTTTGTTGAAGTTGTGAGCATGGAAAGTGGTAAAGAAGCCAACGGTGGTGTTGGTGGAAGAGAAAGCTTCGGTGTTATGAAATCACCGTATGAAAATCGGATTTCGGATTGGATATCAGAGATTTCTACTGACCAGAGTGAAGCAAATCTTTCAGAAGATCACAGCAGCAATAGCTGCAGTGAGAACAATATTAACATTGGTACTTGGTGGTTTCAAGAGACTAGGGACTTTGAGGAGTTTTCATGTTCTCTATGGTCATAA